The window CCTCAAGGAATTCGAACCGGGCGAATGCGCCACCATCATGTCCAGCAAGGATGTTCCCGTGGGCAGCGCCTATGTGAACCCCGCCTCGCTCATCAGCGCCCGCGTTTACTCCACCGCAGCGGATACCCCGCTCAACGCGGACCTGCTGCGCGAGCGCCTCGGCCGTGCCATGGAACTGCGCGACGCCATGTTCGGCGTGCCCTATTACCGTCTTGCCTTTGCGGAAGGCGACTACCTGCCCGGGCTGGTGGTGGACCGCTACAACGACGTCCTCGTCGCACAGATCAGCACCGCAGGCATGGAAGCCGTGAAGGACGACATCGTCAGCGTACTTGCGGACCTGTGCAAGCCTGCAGGCATTCTGCTGCGCAACGACATGGGTAGTCGCGACCTTGAAGGCCTGCCCCGCTACACGGAAACCGCCTTCGGTACCGTGCCCGCCGAAATCGACCTGATCGAAAACGGCGTGCGTTTCACCGCCCCACTCACGGAAGGCCAGAAAACCGGATGGTTCTATGACCAGCGCACCAACCGTAGCGACTTTGCCCGCTTCTGCAAGGGCAAGCGCGTGCTGGACGCCTTCTGCTACGCCGGAAGCTTCGGCTGCAACGCGGTAAAAGCCGGAGCCAGCGCCGTGACCTTCCTTGACGCCTCCCAGACCGCCCTTGATTACGCCGCCCGCAACGCCGCGCAGAACATGCCCGAAGGCGGCTGCGAAGTGGACACTGTGCTCGGTGATGCGCTGAACACCCTGCAGGCGCTCAAGGATTCCGGACGCCGCTTCGACGTCATCTGCGTGGACCCGCCCGCCTTCATCAAACGCAAGAAGGCCTATCATGAAGGGCTGAGCGCCTATCAGCGCGTGAACCGCCTTGCCATGGAACTGGTGGAGGACGGCGGCATCGTCATGAGCTGCTCCTGTTCGCAGCACCTTTCCGCAGAAGACCTGAACCGCACCGTGCTGCACGCCGCCAACAAGGCCGGAGCACGCATCCAGACGCTCATTCAGGGGCATCAGGGACCGGACCATCCCGTGCATCCCGCCATGCCGGAAACCCACTACCTCAAGAGCTTCTGCGTGCGGGTACTGAAGAGCCGCTAACAGATCATTCGGTCCGGCGGACGAACCATCTGCATGTTGATGAGGGTTCTCCGCCGGACTATCTGCCTTTCGGGCCGGTCGGCTCCATTCTCCTCATTCTGATAAGCCTGAAGCTCTGAGCCTTATCCGTTCCCTTTGGACGACCGTTCCCTCAACTCCCCTTTCCCAGCGCCACGCGAGCGCTCCATAATTCCGAATTTACGCCTTCCAAACCCTTCTGTGGCATGAAACTCCACTAGAGTTTTTCCTTTTTTGTTTATATGGTTTGCGTCCGTAGCGCGGCGGATGGCCCTGATGGCCTTCCTGCCGGATTCACTCACAAACCTGCTCCCATACGGGAGTCGACCATACGGAGTCGGTAATGCTGAACAAACCCCGTCTCTTAACCCCCGGTCCCACGCCGCTGCCGGAACAGATTCGTCTGGCCATGGCACAGGACATGATTCACCACCGCAAGTCTGAGTTCAAGCTTGTCATGGCTGAACTGCAGGAACGCCTGCGCATGCTGTTTGGCACCGCGCAGCCTGTCATGCCTCTGGCCTGTTCCGGCACGGGCGTCATGACCGCGGCGGTGACCAACCTGTTCGCACCGGGCGAGAAAGTGATTGTCGTGGATGGCGGGAAGTTCGGCGAACGCTGGGCGAAAATCAGTCAGGGACACGGCCTTGAGGTCGTGACCATCACGGTGGAATGGGGCAACGCAGTATCCGTTGCCGAAGTAGAAGCCGCCATGAACGCCCATCCGGATGCCCGAGGCCTGCTTATCCAGAATTCCGAAACCTCCACCGGCGTGCTGCACCCCGTGCACGTGCTGGGTGCGCTAACCCGCTCCCGCAACATGCTGCTGGTGGTGGACGGCATCTCCTCTGTGGGCATTTCTCCCTGCCCCATGGACGAATGGAACATCGATTGCCTCGTCACCGGCTCCCAGAAGGGCCTCATGCTGCCCCCCGGCCTCGGGCTCATTGCCCTGAGCGAACGCGCATGGGCCAAGGCGGAAACCGTGCCGCCCGCGTGTTTCTATTTCAATCTGCTGAGCGAACGCGCCAACGTGCAGAAGAACCAGACCCTGTTCACCACGCCCGTAAGCTTGATCATCGGCCTTAACGAAAGCATGAAGATGTTCATGGAAGCAGGTCTGGAGACCGTGTACCGCAAGCAATGGGCACTGACCATGTTCGCGCGCACCTCCGTAAAGGAGATGGGGCTTGAACTGCTGGCCAAGGACCGCTTCACCTGGGGTCTCACCAGCGTGCTGCTGCCCGAAGGCATTGACGGCGCACGGCTTCTGGAAATTGCGGCAGACCGCTTCGGCGTCTACATGGCTGGCGGTCAGGACCACCTGAAGGGCCGCGCCGTCCGCATCGGCCACATGGGCTGGGTAGACTGGGCCGACCTCGCCGCCGGTCTGCACGCGCTGGCGGAAGCCTTCCGCGCCTGCGGCGGCTACATCGGCTCCCGCGATTATCTGGAGAAAGGCTTGCAAGCCTATCACGAAGCCTTACTTACGTACGACGGTACGATGTAATTCAACTTTCCCTGCGAGCAAGGAGACGTCACATGTCGGATGCACAGAACACCGGCTGCGGTTGCGGCTGCGGGTCTAATGCGCAGCACCAGATGCCCACGGTCACCTTTTCCACGTTCATCCTGTCTCTCGGTTCCTCCGCTCTCGTCCACCTTGGCGAGGTGCCGGACCCGGAAACCGGTCAGAGCACGCCCAACCTGCTCATGGCCAAGCACACCATCGACGTGCTGACCATGCTGCAGAACAAGACCCAGAACTGCCTTGACGCCGAAGAGCGCCAGCTGCTGGACGGCCTGCTCTATGAACTGCGCATGAAGTACGTGGTAAAGGGGAAATAGCGAATCATGGAAAAAATCAATGTAGGGCTGGTGGGTGTAACCGGCTACACCGGCATGGAGCTCACGCGCCTGCTTGAAGGGCATTCCCGCTTCGAGCTGGTGAGCGTCACCTCCCGTGCCGAGGCCGGAAAGAAGCTGCACACCATCTACCCCTTCCTGCAGGGCATGCCGAGCGGCGAAATCGTCATCACTGAGCCCGATCCCGAGCTTCTGGCCGCCAAGTGCGAGCTGGTCTTTCTGGCCGTACCGCACAAGACCGCCATGGAAATTGCGGCCGTGCTGCTTGAGAAGGGCCTGAAGGTTGTGGACCTTTCCGCCGACTTCCGCCTGCGCGATCAGGATATCTACGAGCACTGGTACAAGTGCCAGCACACCCAGCCCCAGTTGCTGGAGAGCGCCGTATACGGCCTGCCTGAGCTGTATGCACCCGCCATCCGCGAGGCAAAGCTCATCGCCAACCCCGGTTGCTACCCCACGTCGTCCATCCTCGGCCTCTACCCCGCGCTCATGCACGGCATGGTGGACACCAAGGGCATCATCATCGACGCCAAGTCCGGCGCGACCGGTGCAGGCCGCAAGGCCGCCGTGGGTACCCTGTTCTGTGAAGTTTCCGATAGCTTCCGTGCATACGGCCTGCCCACGCACCGCCATACGCCGGAAATCGAGCAGGAGATCAGCGCCATTGCGGGCGACGACATCACCGTGTCGTTCAACACGCATCTTCTGCCCATCAACCGCGGCATTCTCTCCACCATCTACACCACGCTGGTGAAGGACATGACCCTGGATGACGTGCACGCCATGTATGAAGAGGCATACCGCCAGCATCCGTGGGTGCGCGTGCTGCCTGCAGGTGTGCTGCCGGAAACGCGCCACGTGCGCGGCACCATGTTCTGTGACATCGGCCTTGTGGTGGACAAGCGCACCAACCGCCTGATCATTCTCAGCGCCATCGACAACCTCTGTCGTGGTGCCTCCGGTCAGGCACTGGCCAACGCCAACCTCATGTGCGGCGTTGACCTGCAGGAAGGCCTGCGCCTCGCCCCACTGATGCCGTAGCATTTGCAAGATAGTAAGAATAAAGGGTCGTGGAGGTTTGCTCCACGACCCTTTTTTGCTTGTCTTCCGCAGGTTCTGTTCAACTACCGGCTAGC is drawn from Desulfovibrio mangrovi and contains these coding sequences:
- a CDS encoding class I SAM-dependent rRNA methyltransferase encodes the protein MKHLYLKKGEEKRLRVGHLWLFSNEVDTKRSPLKEFEPGECATIMSSKDVPVGSAYVNPASLISARVYSTAADTPLNADLLRERLGRAMELRDAMFGVPYYRLAFAEGDYLPGLVVDRYNDVLVAQISTAGMEAVKDDIVSVLADLCKPAGILLRNDMGSRDLEGLPRYTETAFGTVPAEIDLIENGVRFTAPLTEGQKTGWFYDQRTNRSDFARFCKGKRVLDAFCYAGSFGCNAVKAGASAVTFLDASQTALDYAARNAAQNMPEGGCEVDTVLGDALNTLQALKDSGRRFDVICVDPPAFIKRKKAYHEGLSAYQRVNRLAMELVEDGGIVMSCSCSQHLSAEDLNRTVLHAANKAGARIQTLIQGHQGPDHPVHPAMPETHYLKSFCVRVLKSR
- a CDS encoding pyridoxal-phosphate-dependent aminotransferase family protein, giving the protein MLNKPRLLTPGPTPLPEQIRLAMAQDMIHHRKSEFKLVMAELQERLRMLFGTAQPVMPLACSGTGVMTAAVTNLFAPGEKVIVVDGGKFGERWAKISQGHGLEVVTITVEWGNAVSVAEVEAAMNAHPDARGLLIQNSETSTGVLHPVHVLGALTRSRNMLLVVDGISSVGISPCPMDEWNIDCLVTGSQKGLMLPPGLGLIALSERAWAKAETVPPACFYFNLLSERANVQKNQTLFTTPVSLIIGLNESMKMFMEAGLETVYRKQWALTMFARTSVKEMGLELLAKDRFTWGLTSVLLPEGIDGARLLEIAADRFGVYMAGGQDHLKGRAVRIGHMGWVDWADLAAGLHALAEAFRACGGYIGSRDYLEKGLQAYHEALLTYDGTM
- a CDS encoding DUF1844 domain-containing protein, encoding MSDAQNTGCGCGCGSNAQHQMPTVTFSTFILSLGSSALVHLGEVPDPETGQSTPNLLMAKHTIDVLTMLQNKTQNCLDAEERQLLDGLLYELRMKYVVKGK
- the argC gene encoding N-acetyl-gamma-glutamyl-phosphate reductase; the protein is MEKINVGLVGVTGYTGMELTRLLEGHSRFELVSVTSRAEAGKKLHTIYPFLQGMPSGEIVITEPDPELLAAKCELVFLAVPHKTAMEIAAVLLEKGLKVVDLSADFRLRDQDIYEHWYKCQHTQPQLLESAVYGLPELYAPAIREAKLIANPGCYPTSSILGLYPALMHGMVDTKGIIIDAKSGATGAGRKAAVGTLFCEVSDSFRAYGLPTHRHTPEIEQEISAIAGDDITVSFNTHLLPINRGILSTIYTTLVKDMTLDDVHAMYEEAYRQHPWVRVLPAGVLPETRHVRGTMFCDIGLVVDKRTNRLIILSAIDNLCRGASGQALANANLMCGVDLQEGLRLAPLMP